The following are encoded together in the Streptococcus oralis genome:
- a CDS encoding aromatic acid exporter family protein, which translates to MSLTQRTTKLVLATCLACFLAYFLDLSSAVSAGIIALLSLSDTRRSTLKLARNRLFSMILALAIGVLAFQLTGFHIWSLGLYLALYVPLAYKMGWEIGITPSSVLVGHLLVQESTSPELLLNEVLLFLIGTSFALLVNLYMPSREKAIQSYHLQVEEKLKDILLRFKYYLSRGDGRNQAQLVDQLDKLLDEALKLVYLDHSDHLFHQTNYHIHYFEMRQRQSRILRNMAQQINTCHLAASESLILAQLFSKIAAQLSQTNPAHDLLDDIERYLQVFRNRSLPKTREEFETRATLLQLLREAETFIQVKVDFYQKYGN; encoded by the coding sequence ATGTCTCTCACTCAACGTACTACCAAACTGGTCTTAGCGACCTGTCTCGCTTGTTTTCTCGCTTATTTTTTAGATTTATCATCAGCAGTTTCAGCTGGAATCATCGCTCTCTTAAGCCTCTCCGACACACGCAGAAGCACGCTGAAATTAGCACGTAACCGCCTCTTTTCCATGATCCTAGCGCTCGCTATCGGTGTTCTAGCCTTTCAGCTGACGGGCTTTCACATCTGGAGTCTGGGCCTCTATCTGGCTCTCTATGTCCCTTTAGCCTATAAAATGGGTTGGGAAATCGGCATCACCCCTAGCAGTGTCTTGGTCGGTCATCTCTTGGTACAGGAGTCTACTTCCCCAGAGCTCTTGCTTAATGAAGTGCTCCTCTTTCTCATCGGGACAAGCTTTGCACTATTGGTCAACCTTTATATGCCCTCTCGTGAGAAAGCCATCCAAAGCTACCACCTTCAGGTCGAGGAAAAGTTAAAAGACATCCTGCTTCGCTTTAAATACTATCTGTCAAGAGGAGACGGACGCAATCAAGCTCAACTCGTTGACCAATTAGACAAGCTCCTCGATGAAGCTCTCAAACTGGTCTACCTGGATCACTCGGACCATCTCTTTCACCAGACGAACTACCACATCCATTACTTTGAGATGAGACAGCGACAAAGTCGCATCCTGCGAAATATGGCCCAGCAGATCAATACCTGTCATCTGGCCGCAAGTGAGAGTTTGATTTTGGCCCAGCTCTTTTCAAAGATTGCTGCTCAGCTAAGCCAGACCAATCCTGCTCATGACCTACTTGATGACATCGAACGCTATCTGCAAGTCTTCCGCAATCGGAGTCTCCCTAAAACACGTGAGGAGTTTGAAACCCGTGCCACCCTCCTGCAACTACTACGCGAAGCTGAAACCTTTATCCAGGTTAAGGTCGATTTTTACCAAAAATATGGAAACTAG
- the asp5 gene encoding accessory Sec system protein Asp5: MMEVLMLIGIILAVALIVLVLIQPRQSQLFSMDATSNIGKPGYWQNNRLVKVLTLLISIALFVLLLVFMLVTYQ, encoded by the coding sequence ATGATGGAAGTTTTGATGCTTATAGGAATAATCCTAGCCGTCGCCTTAATTGTCCTGGTTCTCATCCAACCTCGCCAAAGCCAACTCTTTTCCATGGATGCGACTAGCAATATCGGAAAACCAGGCTACTGGCAGAACAACCGCTTGGTGAAAGTTTTAACTCTCTTGATTAGCATAGCCTTGTTTGTATTGCTCCTCGTTTTTATGTTGGTGACCTATCAGTAA
- the asp4 gene encoding accessory Sec system protein Asp4 has protein sequence MTKKDLFYKDVEGRMEELKQGALKKEKPTRGEKISKTFSILLGLLILLTLIFTLLGILR, from the coding sequence ATGACTAAAAAAGATTTATTTTACAAGGATGTCGAAGGACGTATGGAAGAGTTAAAGCAAGGAGCGCTTAAGAAAGAAAAGCCTACCCGAGGAGAAAAGATCAGTAAAACCTTCTCCATTTTACTCGGCTTGCTCATCCTTCTTACCCTGATCTTTACATTATTAGGAATCTTGAGGTGA
- the gtfB gene encoding accessory Sec system glycosylation chaperone GtfB, with product MIQLFDRYGQESRDLHESLEAAGLSHATVVSEPDGFLPDGILSPFTYYLGYESGKALYFNQVAVPEFWEIAGNNQSAHILEDSRERGVIHYVDAPQARLVKQVDWKDLSGRIYQADHYNRYGACFAKTTYSVDGQAILTKYQDAKGQEIVLENHVTGDILLTLPGQALRHFKNRVEFTIFFLQDLGIDTRHLLFNTLATSFLVSYHYPDKTGQDILVWQEPLDDCLPGNMQLLLEQEGLRAKQILIPDKATYEQALVLTNPAYHDKFVHLGYHYQFKRENFVRPDALILTNSDQIEHIETLIESLPMVTFRIAAVTEMSSKLLTLLSYPNVVLYQNASPQKIRELYQLSDLYLDINYGNELLDAARQAFEHNMLILAFDQTAHNRLYTAPEHLFDVQAVGDMIVRIQEALSSLDKMGQALGHQGRHANYVDLATYQERMERIIGEGHD from the coding sequence ATGATTCAACTATTTGATCGTTATGGCCAGGAAAGCCGCGATTTGCACGAAAGTTTAGAAGCTGCTGGTCTATCCCATGCCACAGTTGTGAGCGAACCAGATGGATTTCTCCCAGATGGGATTCTCTCTCCCTTTACCTACTATCTAGGTTACGAGTCGGGAAAAGCTCTTTATTTCAACCAAGTAGCCGTACCTGAATTTTGGGAGATTGCGGGCAATAACCAGTCGGCGCATATCCTAGAGGATTCTCGGGAGAGGGGCGTGATTCACTATGTGGATGCTCCTCAGGCCCGTTTGGTCAAGCAAGTCGACTGGAAGGACCTATCCGGTCGCATCTACCAAGCAGACCACTATAACCGATACGGAGCCTGCTTTGCCAAGACCACTTATAGTGTGGATGGACAGGCTATCCTGACCAAGTATCAGGATGCAAAGGGACAGGAAATTGTCCTAGAAAATCATGTGACAGGCGATATCCTCCTAACCTTGCCCGGACAAGCCCTGCGCCATTTTAAAAATCGAGTAGAATTCACGATTTTCTTTTTGCAAGATTTGGGAATCGACACTCGCCACCTTCTCTTTAACACTCTCGCCACCTCTTTCTTAGTTTCATACCATTATCCAGACAAGACTGGACAGGATATCTTAGTCTGGCAAGAACCGCTAGATGATTGTCTTCCTGGAAATATGCAGCTGCTCTTGGAGCAAGAGGGGCTGAGAGCCAAGCAGATCCTCATACCAGACAAGGCTACCTATGAACAGGCCTTGGTCTTGACCAATCCAGCCTATCATGACAAGTTTGTCCATCTAGGTTATCATTATCAGTTCAAAAGAGAAAACTTCGTTCGACCAGATGCCTTGATCCTTACCAACTCAGATCAGATCGAGCATATCGAAACCCTGATTGAGTCCTTGCCAATGGTGACCTTCCGAATCGCGGCAGTGACTGAAATGTCGTCCAAATTGCTGACTTTGCTTTCCTATCCCAATGTCGTTCTCTATCAAAACGCTAGTCCGCAAAAGATTCGAGAACTCTACCAGCTGTCGGATCTCTATCTAGACATCAATTACGGAAACGAGCTTTTGGATGCTGCCCGTCAAGCCTTCGAGCACAATATGCTCATCCTAGCCTTTGACCAGACAGCTCATAACAGACTTTACACAGCTCCAGAACACCTCTTTGATGTGCAGGCTGTTGGAGACATGATTGTGAGGATTCAAGAAGCTCTCAGCAGTCTTGACAAGATGGGCCAAGCCCTTGGACATCAAGGCCGCCATGCCAACTATGTGGACTTGGCTACTTACCAAGAGAGGATGGAAAGGATAATAGGGGAAGGACATGACTAA
- the gtfA gene encoding accessory Sec system glycosyltransferase GtfA, producing the protein MTIYNINLGIGWASSGVEYAQAYRAGIFRSLDLASKFIFTDLILADNIQHLTANIGFADDQVIWLYNHFTDIKLAPTSVTVDEVLASFGGLESHREQDGKVLRVYFSDEDKFVTCYLVDSAKNLVQHAEYVFGGNLIRKDYFSYTRYCTEYFAPKDQVARLYQRSFFNEDGSTAYDILLTEGQEEVYRFKDRILYGKPAFMRYFMQRLNLSKSDLVILDRETGIGQAVFEEAQKAHLAVVVHAEHYSENASNEDYLLWNNYYEYQFTNADKVDCFIVSTDRQKEVLEGQFAQYSQHRPRIVTIPVGSIDQLTEPARERKPFSLITASRLAKEKHIDWLVKAVIQAHQVLPELTFDIYGSGGEESLLREIITAHQAENYIQLKGHADLAQIYPQYEVYLTASTSEGFGLTLMEAVGSGLPLIGFDVPYGNQTFIKDGQNGYLIPSSDDHVETAIKRSFAEKICQLYQENHLPDMRTASYDLAREFLTDKVRDKWKKTIEEVLHDSTI; encoded by the coding sequence ATGACAATTTACAATATAAATCTAGGAATCGGTTGGGCGAGCAGTGGTGTCGAATATGCCCAGGCCTACCGAGCAGGGATTTTTAGAAGCTTAGACCTAGCATCTAAGTTTATCTTTACCGACTTGATTTTAGCAGACAATATCCAGCACTTAACGGCCAATATCGGCTTTGCGGATGATCAGGTAATCTGGCTTTACAATCATTTTACAGATATCAAGCTAGCACCGACCAGTGTTACAGTTGACGAGGTTTTGGCCTCTTTTGGTGGCCTTGAGAGTCATAGGGAACAGGATGGCAAGGTCTTGCGCGTCTACTTTTCAGATGAGGATAAGTTTGTGACCTGCTACTTGGTAGACTCGGCTAAGAATCTAGTACAGCATGCAGAGTATGTGTTTGGGGGGAACTTGATTCGCAAGGATTATTTCTCCTACACACGCTACTGTACAGAATATTTCGCACCTAAAGACCAGGTGGCTAGGCTCTATCAACGAAGCTTTTTTAATGAAGACGGCAGTACTGCTTACGATATCTTGCTGACTGAAGGCCAAGAAGAGGTCTATCGATTTAAGGACCGGATTCTGTACGGAAAACCAGCCTTTATGCGCTATTTTATGCAACGTTTGAACTTGAGCAAGTCTGATTTGGTCATCTTGGACAGGGAAACAGGGATTGGTCAGGCTGTTTTTGAAGAAGCACAAAAGGCCCATCTAGCAGTTGTCGTTCACGCAGAGCACTATAGTGAAAATGCTAGTAACGAAGACTATCTCCTCTGGAATAACTACTATGAGTATCAGTTTACAAATGCGGACAAGGTCGATTGCTTTATCGTGTCTACGGATCGGCAGAAGGAAGTTCTCGAAGGTCAATTTGCCCAGTACAGTCAGCATCGTCCACGAATCGTCACGATTCCAGTTGGGAGCATTGATCAGCTGACGGAGCCTGCTAGGGAACGCAAGCCCTTTTCTCTCATTACCGCTTCGCGTCTGGCCAAGGAAAAACACATCGACTGGCTCGTCAAGGCGGTTATCCAAGCGCATCAAGTCCTCCCTGAGCTCACCTTTGACATTTATGGCAGTGGGGGTGAGGAATCCCTTTTAAGGGAAATCATCACGGCTCACCAAGCGGAGAACTATATCCAGCTCAAAGGGCATGCAGATCTAGCTCAGATCTATCCCCAGTATGAGGTCTATCTGACAGCCTCAACCAGCGAAGGCTTTGGTCTGACCTTGATGGAGGCAGTTGGTTCAGGCTTGCCCCTGATTGGCTTTGATGTGCCTTATGGAAACCAGACCTTTATCAAGGATGGTCAAAATGGCTACTTGATCCCAAGTTCGGATGACCATGTTGAAACGGCGATTAAAAGATCCTTTGCGGAAAAGATCTGCCAGCTCTATCAGGAAAATCATTTGCCAGATATGCGAACAGCATCTTATGACCTAGCTAGAGAATTTTTAACAGATAAGGTAAGGGACAAGTGGAAGAAAACGATAGAGGAGGTCCTGCATGATTCAACTATTTGA
- the secA2 gene encoding accessory Sec system translocase SecA2 produces the protein MFNRLYQERQLRKVKKLLSQINALKEEMAALSNEEMAAKTEEFRQRLAQGETLDELLVEAYALVREADKRVLGLFPYDVQVMGAIVIHQGNVAEMNTGEGKTLTATMPLYLNALTGKGSMLVTTNDYLARRDASEMGPVYQFLGLTVGLPFSEDPKEDLTTEEKRKIYTSDIVYTTNSVLGFDYLNDNLASTHEGKFLPPFNYVIIDEIDDILLDSAQTPLIIAGSPRVQSNYYGMIDTLVTTLVEGEDYIYKEEKDQVWLTRKGAQTVEGFLGIDHLYKEEYASYVRHLVYALRAHTLFTRDKDYLVRGEEMVLLDKGTGRLMEMTKLQGGLHQAIEAKEHVKLSPETRAMASITYQSLFKMFRKISGMTGTGKVAEKEFFETYNMAVIRIPTNRPLRRMDHPDNLYVTLPEKVYASLEAIKTYHAKGNPLLIFVGSVEMSQLYSSLLLREGISHNVLNANHAAREAQIIAESGQMGAVTVATSMAGRGTDIKLGPGVAELGGLIVIGTERMESRRIDLQIRGRSGRQGDPGMSQFFVSLEDDVIKKFGPSWVHDLYQDYQVEDISKPILLKARKYRNLVRKAQEASDSASRSARRQTLEYAESVNIQRQMVYQERDRLLDGSRDLEHILEDILADYTKQISEKAYSSPQELFHFIVTNISFGIRELPADLDLADADQIRELLEEIIAKEIEAKKEVLQPHQLYDSFLRISMLKAIDDNWVEQVDYLQQLSLAIGSQSASQKNPIVEYYQEAYAGFETMKQQIRTDMVRNLLMGIVEVTPKGEILTHFP, from the coding sequence GTGTTTAATCGTTTGTATCAAGAAAGACAACTGAGAAAGGTCAAGAAACTTTTAAGCCAAATCAACGCCCTCAAAGAAGAGATGGCTGCCCTCAGTAATGAGGAAATGGCTGCAAAGACAGAGGAGTTTCGCCAGCGCCTTGCCCAAGGAGAAACCTTAGATGAGCTACTGGTAGAAGCCTATGCCCTTGTCCGTGAGGCGGATAAACGGGTCTTGGGTCTCTTTCCCTATGATGTGCAAGTCATGGGAGCCATCGTGATCCACCAAGGAAATGTGGCTGAGATGAATACGGGTGAAGGCAAGACCTTGACTGCCACCATGCCCCTCTACCTCAATGCCCTAACGGGAAAAGGCAGTATGTTAGTCACGACAAATGACTATCTGGCTAGACGGGACGCAAGTGAAATGGGCCCAGTCTACCAATTTTTAGGTCTAACTGTCGGTCTGCCTTTTTCAGAAGATCCAAAAGAGGACTTGACTACCGAAGAGAAAAGAAAGATCTACACCTCAGACATCGTCTACACAACCAATAGTGTACTGGGCTTTGACTATCTCAATGACAATCTTGCTTCTACTCATGAAGGAAAGTTCCTGCCTCCATTTAACTATGTTATCATCGATGAGATCGATGATATTCTACTCGATAGTGCCCAAACTCCCTTGATTATCGCAGGCTCTCCCCGCGTCCAGTCTAACTATTATGGGATGATTGATACCCTAGTGACGACCTTGGTTGAGGGAGAAGACTACATCTACAAGGAAGAAAAAGACCAAGTTTGGTTAACCCGAAAGGGGGCCCAGACGGTTGAAGGATTCCTAGGAATCGATCATCTCTACAAGGAAGAGTACGCTAGTTATGTTCGGCATCTGGTCTATGCTCTTAGAGCCCATACGCTCTTTACCAGAGACAAGGACTACCTGGTTCGAGGGGAAGAAATGGTCTTGTTAGACAAGGGAACAGGGCGTTTGATGGAAATGACCAAGCTTCAAGGCGGTCTCCACCAAGCCATCGAAGCCAAGGAACATGTGAAGCTTTCTCCTGAAACCAGAGCCATGGCTTCAATCACCTACCAGAGTCTCTTTAAGATGTTTCGCAAAATCTCAGGTATGACAGGAACGGGAAAGGTGGCTGAAAAAGAGTTTTTCGAAACCTACAATATGGCCGTCATTCGTATCCCGACCAATCGCCCACTTAGGCGAATGGACCATCCGGACAATCTCTATGTGACCCTCCCTGAGAAAGTGTATGCCTCTCTCGAAGCTATCAAGACTTACCACGCCAAAGGCAATCCACTCCTGATTTTTGTCGGATCTGTAGAAATGTCCCAGCTTTATTCGTCCTTGCTCTTGCGAGAGGGGATTTCTCACAATGTCCTTAATGCCAATCATGCGGCGCGTGAAGCCCAGATTATCGCAGAGTCTGGACAGATGGGGGCAGTGACCGTTGCGACTTCTATGGCAGGTCGAGGGACAGATATCAAACTCGGTCCAGGAGTCGCAGAATTGGGCGGTTTGATTGTGATTGGTACCGAGCGGATGGAGAGCCGACGAATTGACCTGCAAATCAGAGGTCGTTCCGGCCGGCAGGGCGATCCAGGCATGTCTCAATTTTTCGTATCGCTTGAAGATGATGTGATCAAAAAGTTTGGACCGTCTTGGGTTCACGACCTGTATCAAGACTACCAAGTGGAAGATATCAGCAAACCCATCCTACTCAAGGCTCGCAAGTACCGCAATCTCGTCAGAAAAGCTCAAGAGGCTAGTGATAGTGCCAGTCGCTCAGCGCGCAGACAAACCTTAGAGTATGCGGAAAGCGTCAATATCCAGCGTCAGATGGTCTACCAAGAAAGAGATCGTTTGCTGGATGGGAGCCGTGATTTAGAGCATATCCTTGAGGACATACTGGCAGACTATACCAAACAAATCTCAGAAAAAGCCTATAGCAGCCCCCAAGAACTCTTTCACTTCATCGTAACAAATATTAGCTTTGGGATAAGAGAATTACCGGCTGATCTGGATTTAGCTGATGCAGATCAGATTCGGGAGTTACTAGAGGAAATAATAGCCAAGGAAATCGAAGCTAAAAAGGAAGTCCTCCAACCTCACCAGCTCTATGACTCCTTTCTGAGAATATCCATGCTCAAGGCTATTGATGACAACTGGGTTGAGCAAGTCGACTACCTGCAACAGCTCAGTCTAGCAATCGGGAGCCAGTCTGCTTCTCAAAAGAACCCTATCGTGGAGTACTATCAGGAGGCCTATGCGGGCTTTGAAACCATGAAGCAACAAATCCGTACAGATATGGTACGCAATCTTCTCATGGGGATTGTGGAAGTAACGCCCAAAGGTGAGATTCTCACCCATTTTCCATAA
- the asp3 gene encoding accessory Sec system protein Asp3, giving the protein MIIIKREDIRWGEMGATYLYGSQITYHADGHVTLKNPLLASGETLKTWFSSVNYQATRSQPSLPLLKKNHTYRLSMKMRVQPVNGLYLKLTFLNRYEEIIEEKIERQFSFSFTYPEAAYTYRLSLISAGFEALDFVSFSIEEDDGV; this is encoded by the coding sequence ATGATTATCATCAAGAGAGAGGATATTAGGTGGGGCGAGATGGGAGCTACTTATCTTTATGGGAGCCAGATCACCTATCATGCAGATGGTCACGTTACCCTGAAAAATCCTTTGTTGGCTTCAGGAGAAACCCTTAAAACATGGTTTTCTAGTGTCAACTATCAGGCTACTAGAAGCCAGCCGAGCCTCCCTCTTCTTAAGAAAAATCATACCTACCGCTTATCCATGAAGATGCGGGTTCAACCGGTCAATGGACTTTATCTCAAACTGACCTTTTTAAATCGTTATGAGGAAATCATAGAGGAGAAGATTGAAAGGCAATTTTCCTTTAGCTTCACCTATCCTGAAGCGGCCTACACCTATCGCCTCTCCTTGATTAGCGCAGGTTTTGAGGCTCTTGACTTTGTTTCGTTTTCTATTGAGGAGGATGATGGTGTTTAA
- the asp2 gene encoding accessory Sec system protein Asp2, with the protein MEKKYKILQIGPEDWQDTLALPAQLDWHHVPPNTPSAIQKIMDEKDLEQFHAVILTDGAYLVDLLPFASSLEPYTVFYPEQFASQDKNIQNLIKQHCMQAMDLTDRQGFVRDLSTSLFEGGYGDKLSPATIRIQPSFQGSVSYQGFEHLELEGDFGKNYTQLASWAYNQSVQAHSPIELWLEYEKSGPVELRLRLRKIPAGSVSEIRQDILLEEADFASAIIVEQDYDAYLSISLEARGQGKVNIGNLHQRWSRKQFGKFVLGGNILHDKKREEINYFFHPGDFKPPLAVYFSGYRPAEGFEGYWMMKNLQCPFLLFSDPRLEGGAFYLGTEELEANIQAKIQHYLDYLGLDRSDLILSGLSMGTFPALYYGAYFEPKGIVVGKPLTNLGTIAQRGRLEAPGVFPTSFDVLHLQTGGVSQKDMKDLDQRFWTRFKQADFSQTTFGLSYMKDEDMDSGAYDQLVETLCQTGAKILSKGTAGRHNDDTGTNVAWFIHFYKMILEEYGRGET; encoded by the coding sequence ATGGAAAAGAAGTATAAGATCTTGCAAATCGGTCCAGAGGATTGGCAAGATACGCTTGCCCTACCAGCTCAACTAGACTGGCATCATGTTCCTCCCAACACACCGTCTGCTATCCAGAAAATCATGGATGAGAAAGACTTGGAGCAATTTCATGCTGTCATTCTCACGGATGGGGCTTACCTAGTAGATTTGTTGCCTTTTGCATCTAGCTTGGAACCCTATACGGTTTTCTATCCCGAACAGTTTGCAAGTCAGGATAAAAACATTCAGAACCTCATCAAACAGCACTGCATGCAGGCGATGGACCTAACAGACCGACAGGGCTTTGTTCGAGACCTTTCCACCTCCCTCTTTGAAGGTGGTTATGGAGACAAGCTGAGTCCAGCTACGATACGAATTCAACCGAGTTTTCAAGGCTCTGTCTCCTATCAAGGATTTGAGCATCTGGAGTTAGAAGGAGATTTTGGAAAAAACTATACGCAACTAGCCTCTTGGGCCTATAATCAGTCTGTCCAAGCCCATTCGCCAATCGAACTCTGGCTCGAATATGAAAAGAGTGGACCAGTGGAATTGCGCCTGCGTTTGCGAAAAATCCCAGCAGGATCCGTTTCAGAGATTAGACAGGACATTCTCCTTGAGGAAGCAGACTTTGCCTCAGCAATCATAGTGGAGCAAGACTATGATGCTTATCTGAGCATTTCTCTTGAAGCGCGTGGCCAGGGAAAGGTCAACATCGGCAATCTCCACCAACGCTGGAGCCGGAAACAGTTTGGAAAGTTTGTTCTCGGAGGCAATATCCTGCATGACAAAAAACGTGAGGAAATCAACTATTTCTTTCACCCGGGGGATTTCAAACCTCCTCTAGCAGTCTATTTCTCTGGTTATCGTCCGGCGGAAGGCTTTGAGGGTTACTGGATGATGAAGAATCTCCAATGTCCCTTTCTCCTCTTTTCGGACCCTCGATTAGAAGGGGGAGCCTTTTACCTAGGAACTGAGGAATTGGAAGCCAACATACAAGCAAAAATCCAACACTATCTAGACTATCTAGGCTTGGATAGAAGTGACTTGATCCTATCTGGCCTGTCAATGGGGACCTTCCCAGCACTCTACTATGGGGCTTACTTTGAACCCAAAGGAATCGTAGTCGGAAAACCCTTGACCAATCTAGGAACCATCGCACAGCGGGGCCGACTAGAGGCGCCAGGAGTCTTTCCGACTAGCTTTGATGTCTTGCACCTTCAGACTGGAGGAGTGAGCCAGAAAGACATGAAGGACTTGGACCAACGTTTTTGGACCCGATTTAAACAAGCTGATTTTTCCCAGACGACCTTTGGTCTTTCTTACATGAAGGACGAGGATATGGATAGTGGTGCCTATGACCAGCTAGTGGAGACACTTTGCCAGACAGGAGCTAAGATTTTGTCCAAAGGGACAGCAGGTCGACACAACGATGACACAGGAACAAACGTTGCCTGGTTTATTCATTTTTACAAGATGATACTAGAAGAATACGGAAGAGGTGAGACATGA
- the asp1 gene encoding accessory Sec system protein Asp1, whose product MYYFIPAWYGKERPWHADLTPWYFSHFKLEFDDTFNQIRLMQRQGVPAQVLLLSYQPHLRYFLHRQGILEAPVYSLFDELQDFHEIRPQVLQLRDIEWDEDCDFVYSPFTILVLKDGKPYAQVEHGIEGFISTIQYFKEDGLLSANYLMDDRGLVSSVIYYEEGQALYQDYLNPKGLWQFREHLQDDGRIEVNPIFAFRFQKEAYQDMGELISEFFEKKIAQLPEEGATYFLPACDQHNDFLLERLPHQTTKVLSLFIGRNPQEQLPQLAGLLDKVDLVLVDREDTLRLVQSVFSNQATKFRHLSPFDTRLELGKSQTRKESILYYQLDFEQGIEDQALYQVLHFLSENKDTELVFGAFAASQEEMKQLEIRVSEMVAEQFQDQELEKEVDYQGAENPLEDNRHQAMRYSFVNMKDESELIKQLEFVRLIVDLNCQPLLYTQIAGISAGIPQINKVKTEYVSHKKNGYLLENTADFAQAAHYYLDSLQVWNDALIHSIEKIKEHTGEQFLIKLEKWLEEVTHGKEV is encoded by the coding sequence ATGTATTACTTTATCCCAGCCTGGTATGGCAAGGAGCGTCCCTGGCATGCCGATTTGACACCTTGGTATTTTTCTCATTTTAAGCTAGAATTTGATGACACCTTCAATCAGATTCGTCTGATGCAACGCCAAGGGGTCCCTGCACAGGTCCTTCTTTTGTCCTATCAGCCTCATTTGCGCTATTTTCTCCATCGCCAAGGTATTTTAGAAGCACCAGTTTATTCCTTATTTGATGAATTGCAGGATTTTCATGAGATTCGACCACAGGTCTTGCAGCTCAGAGATATTGAGTGGGATGAGGATTGCGACTTTGTTTACAGTCCCTTTACTATTCTGGTGCTGAAGGATGGCAAGCCCTATGCTCAGGTGGAGCATGGGATAGAAGGTTTTATCAGTACGATTCAGTACTTCAAGGAAGATGGACTCTTGTCTGCCAACTACCTGATGGATGATCGGGGGCTGGTTTCCAGTGTGATTTACTACGAAGAGGGCCAGGCTCTCTACCAAGATTACCTCAATCCCAAGGGATTGTGGCAGTTTAGAGAGCATTTGCAAGATGATGGCCGTATCGAGGTCAATCCTATCTTTGCTTTTCGCTTCCAAAAAGAGGCTTACCAAGATATGGGAGAATTGATTTCGGAGTTTTTTGAGAAGAAAATAGCTCAACTCCCCGAGGAAGGAGCGACCTATTTTCTGCCTGCTTGTGACCAGCACAATGACTTCCTTTTAGAACGATTGCCTCACCAAACCACTAAGGTTCTCAGTCTTTTTATCGGACGAAATCCTCAAGAGCAATTACCTCAGTTGGCAGGTCTGCTGGATAAGGTGGATCTTGTTCTGGTCGACAGAGAGGACACCCTGCGCTTGGTTCAGTCTGTCTTTTCAAATCAAGCAACGAAATTTCGTCATTTATCACCTTTTGATACGCGCTTGGAGCTAGGAAAGAGCCAGACTCGGAAGGAGTCAATCCTCTACTATCAACTGGACTTTGAGCAGGGGATAGAGGACCAAGCGCTCTATCAGGTCTTGCATTTCCTTTCTGAAAACAAGGATACGGAGTTGGTCTTTGGAGCCTTTGCTGCTAGTCAAGAAGAAATGAAGCAGCTGGAAATACGTGTTTCTGAGATGGTTGCAGAGCAGTTTCAGGACCAGGAACTGGAAAAAGAAGTTGATTACCAAGGAGCCGAAAATCCGCTTGAGGACAATCGCCATCAGGCCATGCGCTATTCGTTTGTCAATATGAAGGATGAGTCGGAGTTAATCAAGCAGTTGGAATTTGTTCGTTTGATTGTCGATTTGAACTGTCAGCCTCTTCTCTATACTCAGATAGCGGGGATTAGTGCTGGTATCCCTCAGATCAACAAGGTCAAAACAGAGTATGTTAGTCATAAAAAAAATGGCTATCTGTTGGAAAACACTGCCGATTTTGCTCAAGCGGCCCATTACTATCTCGATAGCCTGCAGGTGTGGAATGATGCTTTGATCCATTCCATCGAAAAGATAAAGGAACACACTGGAGAGCAATTCCTGATCAAGCTAGAAAAGTGGTTGGAGGAGGTGACTCATGGAAAAGAAGTATAA